The proteins below are encoded in one region of Aequorivita iocasae:
- a CDS encoding MFS transporter: protein MPNLPKGSKRLLNAWAFYDWANSVYSLVIASAIFPIFYQTLFKSAGVSTVSIFGGAIRSTPLISYTTAAAFLVVAIISPLLSGIADYVGNKKNFMKFFCYLGAISCMGLYFFSIESIHISLLFYFGGLIGFWGSLVFYNSYLPDVAFPEQQDRVSARGYSLGYIGSVVLLLFNLGMVMFPEAFGFGEGGEASMKAMRWSFVTVGVWWILFSQYSFYFLPKGNKSGKRVSTKILLNGFKELKSVYGSLSENIQLKRYLAAFFVYSMAVQTVMLVATYFGEQEIAWGADNAKTMGLIISILIIQLVAVGGAILTSRASEKFGNIPVLVVINIIWVGICVVAFFIQEPLEFYITAGVVGLVMGGIQSLSRSTYSKFLPETKDTTSYFSFYDVAEKIGIVIGMLIYGFIDQITGSMRNSILFLVLFFMAGVFLLLRVPRNKNH from the coding sequence ATGCCCAACTTACCCAAAGGAAGTAAAAGACTGCTAAACGCCTGGGCTTTTTATGATTGGGCAAATTCTGTTTATAGTCTTGTAATCGCCTCGGCTATCTTTCCCATTTTTTATCAAACGCTTTTTAAATCAGCGGGAGTTAGCACGGTCTCTATTTTTGGAGGAGCGATCAGGAGTACACCGCTAATCAGTTATACTACCGCTGCAGCCTTTTTAGTAGTTGCAATTATTTCACCGCTGCTTTCAGGTATTGCCGATTATGTTGGGAACAAAAAGAATTTTATGAAGTTCTTCTGTTATCTGGGCGCTATTTCCTGCATGGGGCTTTACTTTTTCAGTATTGAGAGCATTCATATTAGTCTTCTTTTTTATTTTGGTGGATTGATTGGTTTTTGGGGAAGTCTCGTTTTCTATAATTCGTATCTTCCGGATGTTGCCTTTCCCGAACAGCAGGACAGGGTAAGTGCACGTGGCTATTCATTAGGATATATAGGAAGTGTTGTACTGCTGCTTTTCAATTTGGGAATGGTCATGTTTCCTGAAGCTTTCGGTTTTGGGGAAGGGGGAGAAGCAAGTATGAAAGCGATGCGCTGGTCTTTTGTTACCGTAGGGGTTTGGTGGATTCTATTTAGCCAATATTCCTTTTATTTTCTTCCGAAGGGAAACAAAAGCGGAAAACGAGTTAGTACAAAAATACTTTTGAACGGTTTTAAGGAATTGAAAAGCGTTTATGGCTCGCTTTCCGAAAACATCCAACTTAAAAGATATTTGGCTGCGTTCTTTGTGTACAGTATGGCCGTACAAACTGTGATGCTTGTGGCTACTTACTTTGGTGAACAGGAAATTGCTTGGGGCGCTGACAATGCAAAGACAATGGGATTAATTATAAGTATTCTAATTATTCAATTGGTGGCGGTGGGTGGTGCAATTTTAACTTCCAGAGCATCAGAGAAATTTGGCAATATTCCGGTACTTGTTGTTATCAATATTATTTGGGTAGGTATTTGCGTGGTGGCATTTTTCATCCAAGAGCCGCTTGAATTTTATATTACGGCAGGAGTGGTTGGCTTGGTTATGGGTGGAATACAGTCCCTTTCTAGATCTACCTACTCAAAATTCTTGCCCGAAACGAAAGACACTACTTCCTATTTTAGCTTTTACGATGTTGCGGAAAAAATAGGGATTGTTATAGGAATGCTTATTTATGGATTTATTGACCAGATAACAGGAAGTATGCGCAATTCAATATTATTTTTGGTTCTATTTTTTATGGCTGGGGTATTTTTACTATTAAGAGTGCCAAGAAATAAAAACCATTAA